From Actinopolymorpha cephalotaxi, one genomic window encodes:
- a CDS encoding ABC transporter ATP-binding protein produces the protein MNAIAVDNLVKQFAEKRAVDGVSFEIAAGELLVLVGPSGCGKTTTLRLLAGLEPATSGEIRFGERLVNEIRPRDRNIAMVFQDYAILPHMTVFENIAYGLRSRRTPRAEVRTAVPKAAATFRIDHLLARKPRQLSGGERQRVALSRAMVRDAALYLYDEPLSNLDAQLRYQAREDILTLHREKRRPTVYVTHDQSEAMALGDRIAVMNAGRIQQIGTGAELYDHPANLFVAYFIGTPSINLFDMVVRGDGGGLVAEGAGLRLPLDPSATERLRPYVDRPVKLGVRPEHLHVPRMAPFEVTEENTVHGVVNLVEPTSSGSTVYLSLPEGPGGAEGQDFVATFKVRVPASYLDQEIPLGVDMAKVHLFDAETGASLPAADGAVAAGANPSSGQEAAGAVPG, from the coding sequence GTGAACGCGATCGCGGTGGACAACCTGGTCAAGCAGTTCGCGGAGAAACGCGCCGTCGACGGGGTGAGCTTCGAGATCGCCGCCGGTGAGTTGCTCGTCCTGGTCGGCCCCTCGGGCTGCGGCAAGACGACGACGTTGCGGTTGCTGGCCGGCCTGGAGCCCGCCACCTCCGGTGAGATCCGCTTCGGCGAGCGGCTGGTGAACGAGATCAGGCCGCGGGACCGCAACATCGCCATGGTGTTCCAGGACTACGCGATCCTGCCGCACATGACGGTGTTCGAGAACATCGCCTACGGCCTGCGGTCCCGGCGTACGCCCCGCGCGGAGGTCCGGACCGCGGTGCCGAAGGCCGCGGCGACCTTCCGGATCGACCACCTGCTGGCCCGCAAGCCCCGGCAGCTGTCCGGTGGCGAACGCCAGCGGGTGGCGCTGTCACGGGCGATGGTGCGGGACGCCGCGCTGTATCTCTACGACGAACCGCTGTCCAACCTCGATGCCCAGCTGCGCTACCAGGCCCGCGAGGACATCCTCACCCTGCACCGGGAGAAGCGCCGGCCCACCGTCTACGTCACCCACGACCAGTCCGAGGCGATGGCGCTCGGCGACCGGATCGCGGTGATGAACGCCGGCCGGATCCAGCAGATCGGCACCGGGGCGGAGCTGTACGACCACCCCGCCAACCTGTTCGTGGCGTACTTCATCGGCACGCCCAGCATCAACCTGTTCGACATGGTGGTGCGCGGCGACGGCGGCGGGCTGGTGGCCGAGGGCGCGGGCCTGCGGCTGCCGCTGGATCCGAGCGCGACCGAACGCCTGCGCCCGTACGTCGACCGGCCGGTGAAGCTGGGCGTGCGGCCCGAGCACCTGCACGTGCCGCGGATGGCGCCGTTCGAGGTCACCGAGGAGAACACCGTGCACGGCGTGGTCAACCTGGTCGAGCCCACGTCCAGCGGCAGCACCGTCTACCTCAGCCTGCCGGAGGGGCCGGGCGGCGCGGAGGGCCAGGACTTCGTGGCGACGTTCAAGGTGCGGGTGCCGGCCAGCTACCTCGACCAGGAGATCCCGCTCGGCGTGGACATGGCGAAGGTGCACCTGTTCGACGCCGAGACCGGTGCGTCGCTGCCGGCCGCGGACGGGGCCGTCGCCGCCGGCGCGAACCCCTCGAGTGGGCAGGAGGCCGCCGGTGCCGTTCCTGGATGA
- the nudC gene encoding NAD(+) diphosphatase, producing MPRLSSLALARATLDRATERRRDPDWVAALWADPRARAVPVLAGKVPVSDDLTSLVYVGPAVLDSLAVVGAGAGTPDDPAGGADPAASAGERYFLGLDSDDVPYFAVALAGDPGDPDLDALLGGPAAVKVGWAGLREVGGTLPDRDAGVVVHAVALVNWHAAHQHCARCGARTRPTDGGHVRRCPDCETQHFPRTDPAIIVLVTDADDRCLLGRQGSWPVGRFSTLAGFVEPGEPLEHAVAREVHEETGIDVVDAEYAGSQPWPFPSSLMLGFFARAISTDIKVDEEEIVEARWLSRADLRAAVESGDLLLPGEVSIARRLIETWYGSPLSGSW from the coding sequence GTGCCTCGCCTCTCCTCGCTCGCCCTTGCCCGCGCCACCCTCGACCGAGCGACGGAGCGTCGCCGCGACCCCGACTGGGTGGCCGCACTGTGGGCCGACCCCAGGGCTCGGGCCGTCCCCGTCCTCGCGGGGAAGGTGCCGGTGAGCGACGACCTCACGTCGCTGGTCTACGTCGGCCCGGCCGTGCTCGACTCGCTCGCTGTCGTGGGCGCCGGCGCCGGTACGCCCGACGATCCGGCCGGCGGGGCGGACCCCGCCGCGAGTGCGGGGGAGCGGTACTTCCTGGGCCTGGACTCCGACGACGTGCCGTACTTCGCCGTCGCGTTGGCCGGCGACCCCGGCGACCCGGATCTCGACGCGCTCCTCGGCGGCCCGGCCGCGGTGAAGGTCGGCTGGGCGGGACTGCGCGAGGTCGGCGGCACCCTGCCCGACCGGGACGCGGGCGTGGTCGTGCACGCCGTCGCCCTGGTCAATTGGCACGCCGCTCACCAGCACTGTGCGCGGTGTGGCGCGCGGACCCGGCCGACCGACGGCGGGCACGTGCGCCGCTGCCCGGACTGCGAGACCCAGCACTTCCCGCGTACGGATCCGGCGATCATCGTCCTGGTCACCGACGCCGACGACCGCTGCCTGCTCGGCCGGCAGGGAAGCTGGCCGGTGGGGCGGTTCTCCACGCTGGCCGGCTTCGTGGAGCCGGGTGAGCCGCTGGAGCACGCCGTGGCCCGGGAGGTGCACGAGGAGACCGGCATCGACGTCGTCGACGCGGAGTACGCCGGCAGCCAGCCGTGGCCGTTCCCGTCCAGCCTGATGCTCGGCTTCTTCGCCCGGGCGATCTCCACCGACATCAAGGTGGACGAGGAGGAGATCGTCGAGGCTCGCTGGCTGAGCCGGGCCGACCTCAGGGCCGCGGTGGAGTCGGGGGACCTGCTGCTGCCCGGCGAGGTGTCGATCGCCCGCCGGCTGATCGAGACGTGGTACGGCTCGCCGCTGTCCGGCTCGTGGTGA
- a CDS encoding carbohydrate ABC transporter permease → MLFPRVGRKQPMLRIAWWLVVAFLCLGITLHLFPFYFMAITSFKSGQEVLQFPPTWWPHDGTLAGWRLVVSLVQGSNTAATTLMDGPFWQFFLNSVNITFWVLVLGIPITSLAAYANSKLQTGPLARWSFLFFIGTLMMPAALTLIPNYLLTRNFPFALPDAPSFFGSDTLVWPNVRIWDTHWAVILPIVFQAFNFLLFKGFFDTIPNSVIQAARVDGGSEFNIFRRIVLPMSVPVYAVAIWGAFSGAWDQFLWPLVVLQSPDKMPASVEIYNLLQKFTQAGATDANQASAAAQQMQQILSAGMSWNGLMVLGILQSLPVFIAFIVCREYLLRGIRLRGLK, encoded by the coding sequence ATGCTCTTCCCACGCGTGGGGCGTAAGCAGCCGATGCTGCGGATCGCCTGGTGGCTGGTCGTGGCGTTCCTGTGCCTCGGCATCACCCTGCACCTGTTTCCCTTCTATTTCATGGCGATCACGTCGTTCAAGTCCGGCCAGGAGGTGCTGCAGTTCCCGCCGACCTGGTGGCCGCACGACGGGACCCTGGCCGGCTGGCGGCTGGTGGTGAGCCTGGTCCAGGGCAGCAACACCGCCGCGACGACCCTGATGGACGGGCCGTTCTGGCAGTTCTTCCTGAACTCGGTGAACATCACCTTCTGGGTGCTGGTGCTCGGCATTCCGATCACCTCGCTGGCGGCGTACGCCAACTCCAAGTTGCAGACGGGTCCCCTTGCCCGCTGGTCGTTCCTGTTCTTCATCGGCACGCTGATGATGCCGGCGGCGCTCACCCTGATCCCCAACTACCTGCTGACCCGCAACTTCCCGTTCGCCCTTCCGGACGCGCCGTCGTTCTTCGGCAGCGACACCCTCGTCTGGCCCAACGTCCGGATCTGGGACACCCACTGGGCGGTGATCCTGCCGATCGTGTTCCAGGCATTCAACTTCCTTCTTTTCAAGGGGTTCTTCGACACGATCCCGAACTCCGTGATCCAGGCGGCCCGAGTGGACGGCGGTTCGGAGTTCAACATCTTCCGCCGGATCGTGCTGCCGATGAGTGTGCCGGTGTACGCCGTGGCGATCTGGGGTGCGTTCAGCGGCGCCTGGGACCAGTTCCTGTGGCCGCTGGTGGTGTTGCAGAGTCCGGACAAGATGCCGGCCTCGGTGGAGATCTACAACCTGTTGCAGAAGTTCACCCAGGCGGGCGCGACGGACGCCAACCAGGCCAGCGCGGCGGCCCAGCAGATGCAGCAGATCCTGTCCGCCGGCATGTCGTGGAACGGCCTGATGGTGCTCGGCATCCTGCAGTCGCTGCCGGTGTTCATCGCGTTCATCGTCTGCCGTGAGTACCTGCTGCGCGGCATCCGCCTGCGCGGCCTGAAGTGA
- a CDS encoding mycoredoxin yields MSQTSNSITMYSTPWCGYCRRLKGQMERAGIAYTEVDIEQQPEAAELVMKVNGGNQTVPTVVFPDGSALTNPSLAQVQERLAAV; encoded by the coding sequence ATGTCACAGACGTCGAACTCGATCACGATGTACTCCACACCGTGGTGTGGCTACTGCCGCCGGCTCAAGGGGCAGATGGAACGCGCCGGGATCGCCTACACCGAGGTCGACATCGAGCAGCAGCCCGAGGCGGCCGAACTGGTGATGAAGGTCAACGGCGGCAACCAGACCGTGCCGACCGTGGTGTTCCCGGACGGTTCGGCCCTGACCAACCCGTCGCTGGCCCAGGTGCAGGAGCGGCTCGCCGCCGTCTGA
- a CDS encoding ABC transporter ATP-binding protein, translating into MASIEIEQVRKRYQAEQVVDPHGGGRPALDGVSLSLAEGETVSVVGSSGCGKSTLLKVVAGLEYPESGRVLYNGQDVTYVRPQERGVGMVFQDYALYPSMKGKGNLAYYFEVHDRTEEEAEQRTRETAERMGIGFEQLLGRVPDTLSGGEQQRVAIGRCIVREPQLFLMDEPISNLDAKLRERTRVEIRKLLRKFAITTLYVTHDQQEAIFMGDRIAVMRDGRIEQVGTFDELYSTPANLFVATFVGAPPMAVIPAAIDAGRVTVPGGAWQLPDNLAGSLPTGPVRVGVRPEGWLLDTADGAPLRVRHRERIPTERASFLYGRLGEANVAVTAPVDYPDRSEVAITPDWERAYVFAADGEEPHHVPGVLELF; encoded by the coding sequence ATGGCGTCGATCGAGATCGAGCAGGTACGCAAGCGCTACCAGGCCGAGCAGGTGGTCGACCCGCACGGCGGGGGCCGGCCGGCCCTGGACGGGGTGAGCCTGTCCCTCGCCGAGGGTGAGACGGTCAGCGTGGTGGGCTCGTCCGGCTGTGGCAAGTCCACCCTGCTCAAGGTGGTCGCGGGGCTCGAGTACCCCGAGTCCGGCCGCGTCCTCTACAACGGCCAGGACGTCACCTACGTACGCCCGCAGGAACGCGGTGTGGGCATGGTGTTCCAGGACTACGCGCTCTACCCGTCGATGAAGGGGAAGGGCAACCTGGCCTACTACTTCGAGGTGCACGACCGCACCGAGGAGGAGGCCGAGCAGCGCACCCGGGAGACCGCCGAGCGGATGGGGATCGGCTTCGAGCAGTTGCTCGGCCGGGTGCCCGACACCCTGTCCGGCGGCGAGCAGCAGCGGGTGGCGATCGGGCGGTGCATCGTCCGGGAACCCCAGCTGTTCCTGATGGACGAGCCGATCTCCAACCTGGACGCCAAGCTGCGCGAACGCACCCGGGTGGAGATCCGCAAACTGCTGCGGAAGTTCGCGATCACCACGTTGTACGTCACCCACGACCAGCAGGAGGCCATCTTCATGGGCGACCGGATCGCGGTGATGCGCGACGGCCGGATCGAGCAGGTCGGCACGTTCGACGAGCTGTACTCCACCCCGGCCAACCTGTTCGTGGCGACGTTCGTCGGCGCCCCGCCGATGGCGGTGATCCCGGCGGCGATCGACGCGGGCCGGGTCACCGTGCCCGGAGGCGCCTGGCAGCTGCCGGACAATCTCGCCGGGTCGTTGCCGACCGGGCCGGTGCGGGTCGGCGTACGCCCGGAGGGGTGGCTGCTGGACACCGCCGACGGCGCGCCGCTGCGGGTGCGGCACCGCGAGCGGATCCCCACCGAGCGGGCGAGTTTCCTGTACGGCCGGCTGGGCGAGGCCAACGTCGCGGTGACCGCGCCCGTCGACTACCCCGACCGGTCCGAGGTGGCGATCACCCCGGACTGGGAGCGGGCGTACGTGTTCGCCGCCGACGGAGAGGAGCCGCACCATGTCCCCGGGGTACTCGAACTGTTCTGA
- a CDS encoding M36 family metallopeptidase codes for MRFASLSGSPPGSPPGAAPGAPPRSPRPARVRRQALLAAGALLTAGLLPAANAFAASPQTAQPHRSARPGHPAGAHSPGSPVASGSRQTGPGDKPAFYDSRTPPAARASLQRRAAKFAARPAVATLRRSLGREGIVDIDPVTGTPRQVARTDGFLTAPSTAAPKSVALSYVRAHLTGLGLSAADVDRLTLRQDYVDVGGTHHLSFVQSVGGVPVFGNGLKAHVARDGRLVSLDGSPVAGLPTGLPAPQLSADRARRAAVADVFATPKRATAKPGRGPARETVFSGGDRAQLVVFVTTAGPRLAWQTITSPSRTAMYLHVVDAASGRVLYRRDLVQHDRADVVDNYPGAPRGGRTHTVNLPARWLPTDSPKLAGNVAHVYTDANDDDFAEPTEEIAPAGRGSFRFPLRAFALGGDCSALFPCTWDPATPKSWQVNRRRDGAQLFYFLGKYHDHLAASPIGFTRQAGNFEAVDDDAVQGENLDGAATASGGLPDPLHIDNANMATPPDGIQPRMQMYLWRMPGDPSDPFLAASGANDAGIVYHEYTHGLSNRLVVDADGVSTLGNVQAGSMGEAWSDWYAEDFLVRTGLVRDTRAPGEVRVGEYVGHGQDLIRSQPIDCPVGSTSPKCPGTPATGPGGYTYGDFGRIGGGPEVHADGEIWAATLWDLRTRLGSTRTESLVTRAMELSPANPSYLDMRNSILQADLVVDHGRAHTAIWQVFAHRGMGYFAGSVDGDDTSPVEDFSTPPPAGTPTGTLAGRVTDADSGGPVAGATVAFGGHNSGFAGDYAAVTDAQGRYTMSGVVAGTYPKVFAQGAGYDRVTRTVSVHRGANTLDWSIRRDWAALAGGSAVTDANGDDYSDYGCGPESMFDQSLGSGWSTDAVPGTPASSVDPRYVVVQLPRAVDISELAVDPTATCGDGGSSSTGDYRVETSRDGTAWTTAAQGHFGLANRNKLNAVPLSAGTTGVRYVRYTMLGTQLAEAGGSTCPGNYTGCEFVDSVELAVYGTGH; via the coding sequence ATGCGTTTCGCTTCGCTCTCCGGTTCCCCGCCCGGCTCTCCGCCGGGTGCCGCGCCCGGCGCCCCACCTCGTTCCCCTCGGCCGGCTCGCGTACGCCGCCAGGCGCTGCTCGCGGCCGGAGCCCTGCTCACCGCCGGACTGCTGCCCGCGGCGAACGCCTTCGCCGCCTCCCCGCAGACGGCCCAGCCGCACAGGTCCGCCAGGCCGGGCCACCCGGCCGGCGCCCACTCCCCGGGGTCGCCGGTGGCGTCCGGCAGCCGGCAGACCGGCCCCGGCGACAAGCCGGCGTTCTACGACTCCCGCACCCCGCCCGCCGCCAGGGCGAGCCTGCAGCGCCGGGCCGCGAAGTTCGCCGCCCGGCCGGCGGTCGCGACGCTGCGCAGGTCCCTGGGCCGGGAGGGCATCGTCGACATCGACCCGGTGACCGGCACGCCGCGCCAGGTCGCGCGTACCGACGGCTTCCTCACCGCGCCGAGCACGGCCGCGCCGAAGTCGGTCGCGCTGTCCTACGTCCGCGCGCACCTGACCGGGCTGGGTCTGTCGGCCGCCGACGTGGACCGGCTGACCCTGCGCCAGGACTATGTCGACGTCGGCGGCACCCACCATCTGTCGTTCGTCCAGTCGGTGGGCGGCGTCCCGGTGTTCGGCAACGGGCTGAAGGCGCACGTCGCCCGCGACGGCCGGCTGGTCTCGCTGGACGGCTCTCCGGTCGCCGGGCTTCCGACGGGTCTGCCCGCGCCGCAGTTGTCCGCCGATCGCGCCCGGCGGGCCGCGGTCGCCGACGTGTTCGCCACCCCGAAGCGGGCAACCGCCAAGCCTGGCAGGGGTCCGGCGCGCGAGACGGTCTTCTCTGGCGGTGACCGGGCGCAGCTGGTGGTCTTCGTGACCACTGCCGGTCCGCGCCTGGCCTGGCAGACCATCACCTCCCCCAGCCGCACCGCGATGTACCTCCACGTGGTCGACGCGGCGAGCGGCCGGGTGCTCTACCGGCGCGACCTGGTGCAGCACGACCGCGCCGACGTCGTGGACAACTACCCCGGCGCGCCGCGCGGCGGGCGTACCCACACCGTGAACCTGCCCGCCAGGTGGCTGCCGACCGACTCCCCGAAGCTGGCCGGCAACGTCGCCCACGTCTACACCGACGCCAACGACGACGACTTCGCCGAGCCGACCGAGGAGATCGCGCCGGCCGGCAGGGGTTCGTTCCGGTTCCCACTCAGGGCGTTCGCGCTGGGCGGTGACTGCTCGGCGCTCTTCCCGTGCACCTGGGACCCCGCGACGCCGAAGTCCTGGCAGGTCAACCGGCGTCGAGACGGCGCCCAGCTGTTCTACTTCCTCGGGAAGTACCACGACCACCTCGCCGCCTCCCCGATCGGCTTCACCCGGCAGGCCGGCAACTTCGAGGCGGTCGACGACGACGCCGTGCAGGGCGAGAACCTCGACGGCGCGGCCACCGCGAGCGGCGGGCTGCCCGACCCGCTGCACATCGACAACGCCAACATGGCCACCCCGCCCGACGGCATCCAGCCGCGGATGCAGATGTACCTCTGGCGGATGCCCGGCGACCCGAGCGACCCGTTCCTCGCCGCCAGCGGCGCCAACGACGCCGGGATCGTCTACCACGAGTACACCCACGGCCTGTCCAACCGGCTCGTCGTGGACGCCGACGGCGTGTCCACGCTGGGCAACGTCCAGGCCGGCTCGATGGGCGAGGCGTGGAGCGACTGGTACGCCGAGGACTTCCTCGTCCGCACCGGCCTGGTCAGGGACACCCGCGCGCCCGGTGAGGTGCGCGTCGGCGAGTACGTCGGCCACGGGCAGGACCTGATCCGCAGCCAGCCGATCGACTGTCCCGTGGGGTCCACCTCGCCGAAGTGCCCGGGTACGCCGGCGACCGGCCCCGGTGGCTACACCTACGGCGACTTCGGCCGGATCGGCGGCGGCCCGGAGGTGCACGCGGACGGCGAGATCTGGGCAGCCACGCTGTGGGATCTGCGTACCCGGCTGGGGTCCACCCGCACCGAGTCGCTGGTCACCCGGGCGATGGAGCTGTCGCCGGCCAACCCGTCGTACCTCGACATGCGCAACTCCATCCTGCAGGCCGACCTGGTGGTCGACCACGGGCGGGCGCACACCGCGATCTGGCAGGTCTTCGCCCACCGGGGCATGGGCTACTTCGCCGGCTCGGTCGACGGAGACGACACCTCGCCGGTGGAGGACTTCTCCACCCCGCCGCCGGCCGGCACTCCCACCGGAACCCTCGCGGGCCGGGTGACCGACGCGGACTCCGGCGGCCCGGTGGCCGGAGCGACGGTGGCGTTCGGCGGCCACAACTCCGGTTTCGCCGGCGACTACGCCGCGGTCACCGACGCGCAGGGGCGCTACACCATGTCCGGCGTGGTCGCGGGCACCTACCCGAAGGTGTTCGCGCAGGGAGCGGGCTACGACCGGGTGACCCGGACCGTGTCCGTACACCGGGGAGCCAACACGCTCGACTGGTCGATCCGGCGCGACTGGGCCGCGCTCGCCGGAGGCAGCGCGGTGACCGACGCCAACGGCGACGACTACAGCGACTACGGCTGCGGGCCGGAGTCGATGTTCGACCAGTCGCTGGGCTCGGGCTGGTCGACCGACGCGGTGCCCGGCACCCCGGCGAGCTCGGTCGACCCGAGGTACGTCGTGGTCCAGCTGCCGCGGGCGGTGGACATCTCCGAGCTGGCCGTCGACCCCACCGCGACCTGCGGCGACGGCGGCAGCTCCTCCACCGGCGACTACCGCGTGGAGACCTCGAGGGACGGCACGGCCTGGACGACGGCGGCCCAGGGCCACTTCGGCCTGGCCAACCGCAACAAGCTGAACGCCGTGCCGCTGTCGGCGGGCACCACCGGCGTGAGGTACGTCCGCTACACCATGCTGGGCACCCAGCTGGCCGAGGCCGGTGGGTCCACCTGCCCGGGCAACTACACCGGTTGTGAGTTCGTCGACTCGGTGGAGCTGGCGGTGTACGGCACAGGTCACTGA